The bacterium genomic interval AGGGTCAGACGCAATCCCGCCTTCCGGCCCAGCTCGCGGCAGGTCGGCTCGAGGTCCGCCGCGCTGCGCCGGAGACCGGCCGAAAGCTCCGGCTCCGCGAGGCGGGCCGCCGCCGTCAGGTCCGCGCCCTTCTGCTGCAGGGCGAAGCGCCGCAGGTAATCCGCCGCATACCAGCTCGTGGCGGCCACGGAGAGCCCCGTCACGACGAGCAGCGGCGGGAACACCTGCCAGAAGAGGCGCCTGGAGCGCACGGCGCCCTCAGGCGCGGAAACGGTAGCCGACCCCGCGGACGGTCTCGACGAGGTTGCCGGCCTCGCCGAGCTTGCGGCGCAGGCCGACGACCTGGACGTCCACGGAGCGCTCCGTCACGGGGTAGTCGGCGCCCCGCACGGCGTCGACGATCTGCGATCGCGTGAAGACCATTCCCGGACGGCCCGCGAGCAGCCAGAGCACCTCGAATTCCGTGAAGGTCAGATCGACCCGCGCCTCGCCGACGAGGACCTCGCGCCGTCCCCGGTCCAGGAAGATCCCCCCGGCGGCGCGCGTGGCGCCTGCCGGCGCCGGCGCCGACGAGGTCCGGCGCAGCGTGGCCCGGATGTGCGCCAGCAGGACGCGCGGGCTGAAGGGCTTCGTCAGGTAGTCGTCCGCCCCCAGCTCCAGGCCCGCGACGATGTCGGCCTCCTCGCCACGCGCCGTCAGCATGACGATGGGGATGTGCTCGGTCCTCGCGTCCTTCTTCAGCAGGCGGCAGACCTCGAGCCCATCGATGCCGGGCAGCATCAGGTCGAGCAGGACAAGATCGGGCCGCCGCTGCCCGGCGAGCGACAGCGCCTCCTCGCCGCTCCCCGCGAGGACCGCGGAGAACCCCGCCTTCTCCAGGTTGTAGCGCAGCAGCTCCGCGATGCTCTCCTCGTCCTCGACGACGAGGACCACCTTCCGCGCCTGGCCCATGGCGGGAGCATAGACGCTCACGGTTAGGAAATGGTGAGGAATCGCCGGGGAACCGCCGCTGCCGCGCCCCGCCGGGCTGCGGGACGTCAAACCCGCGATTGCCCCACAGAATCCCGATTACTGCTATAATAATTCTAGGCGATGATGCGGGCGTCCGGAAGACCGGCGCCCCGGGGGATATGGCGTGAAGGGCATGAAGGACCGCCTGACGGTTCGCATCGTACTGCTCGCGATCCTCCTCCCGCTCGGCGGCATCCTCGCGGTCAGCGTCGCCGTGCGCCAACGCATCCGGTCGGGCTATCTCGAGGTCAGCCGCTCACAGGCCGGAGCCCTCGCCGAGGTGGTCGCCCGGAACATCGAGCGGACGATGCTCGACGGCCGCGCCGACATCACGCGCAAGGCGGTTGCCGACCTGCGCGCGCTGCCGGGCATCGCGGATGTCGCGGTGCTCGACGCCGGCGGCCGCGCCGCCTTCGCGACCGACGCGCCCCCCCTGGAGCGGGAGGCGCTCGAGCGGCTGCGATCCGGGGGGAGCTTCACGCGCGACGAGCGCGACTCCCTCGTCTTCTACCGCCCCCTGGCCAACGGCCCGGAGTGCCGGCGCTGTCACGGCGGTGACGGCTCCCTGCTCGGCGCCGTCAAGGTCGCCGTCTCTCTCGCCGAACCGATCCGCCAGGGACGGGCGCCGATCGCCACGGCGTTCGCCTGGTCGCTGGCCGGGACGCTCATCATGGGCGGACTGCTCTGGTGGGTCCTCCACCGGCTCGTGGTGCAGCCGGCGACGCGGCTGCGCGCCGCGGCAGCGGCAGTCGCGGCCGGGGACCTCGGCGTCGACCCCGGTGTCACGGGCCGCGACGAGATGGGCGCCCTCGGCGACGCCCTGCGCCGCGCGGTGCAGGGGATGGCGGAGGTCGTCAGGCGCGTCCACGACGTGGCGCGGCGGGTCGAGGGCATCTCGGAGCGCACGGAGCAGAAGTCGGCGGAGGTCGTCCGCGCGACGACCGTCGAGACGCAGTCCTTCGAGAACATCGCCGCCTCGATGCAGGAACTCAACGCCTCGGTCGGGCAGATCGCGCGCGAGGTCGAGGTGCTCGCCGCCGCCTCCGCCGAGGTGGACGAGGCGGGGCGCGAGGGCGCCCGGAGCGCCACCGAGGTCCTGGAGCGCGCGAAGGAGCTGACGGAGGTCGTCGAGGGGACCGCGGACGCCGTCGCCATGCTCTCGCACACGGTCCGCGAGCTCAGCTGGGGGGCGAACCACGTCACCGATGTCTCGGGGGCGACGCTCGCGGCCGTGCACCACCTCGAGGAGACCGTGCGCGCCGTCGAGACCGCGGCGGCGGCGTCCGCCGAGCACACGGCCCGGGTGCGCCGCGAGGCCGAGGAGCTCGGCGTCGGCTCGGTCCGGCGGGCCCTCGAGGGCATGGAGCACATCCGCGAGTCGGTCGGCCGCACCTCCGCGCACCTCGACACCCTCGGCGGGCTCTCCCAGCGCATCGGCGAGATCCTCGACGTCATCGACGAGGTCACCGACCAGACCGGCCTGCTGGCGCTCAACGCGGCGATCCTCGCAGCGCAGGCCGGCGAGGACGGGGCGGGCTTCCAGGTGGTGGCCACCGAGATCCGCAAGCTCGCGGTGCGGACGGCCGGCTCGACGGAGGCGATCGCGGACGTCGTGCGCGGGGTGCGGCGGGAGATTGACGGCGCGGTCTCCTCGATGGGCGAGGGCATGGCGCGGGTGGAGCAGGGCATGGCCTTCGCGCGCGAGGCGGGCGCCGCGCTCCAGACCATCGTCGGCAGCGCGTCGGCGGCGACCGCCGCTGCCGCGGCCATCCCGGAACGGACGGCGGGCCAGGCCGAGGACCTCGGGAAGGTGCGCGACTCGATGGGGCGGCTCGACCAGATGGCCTCGTTCCTCGCGCAGGGGTCCGAGGAGCAGCGCCGCGAGGCGGACCGGATCCAGCGCTCCACCCACGCCGCCGTCGAGGTGGCGCGACGCATCCGCGAGGCCAACGCCGCGCAGAACGAGGTCGGCCGGCGCCTCGCGACGACCGCCGGGCAGCTGGCCGAGGGCGTGCAGCGCATCGCCGGCTCCCTCGCGGAGGAGCGCGAAGGCAGCGCCCAGATCATGCAGGCGCTCGTGCGCGTCGTCGATCTGCCGCGGCAGAACCGCGCCGAGGCCCTGCGCATCAACCAGGCCCTGCGCGAGATCCTCGGCGGGACGGAGCTGCTGCGCGCCGAGGCCGGGCAGTTCCGCGTCCCGGCGGAGGCCGCCGCCGACGTGCTGCGCCTCGGCGTGCTGCCGCTGGAGAGCCCGGCGGCGATGCACCGGCGCTTCACGCCGCTGGCGGCGCACCTGGCGCGGCGCCTCGGCCGGCCCGTGGAGCTGCGGGTGGCGCTGGACTTCGCGGAGGCGGTGTCGGACCTGGACGAGGGGAAGACGCAGCTGGCGTGGCTCTCGCCATCGACCTTCGTGCAGGCCCGCACGCGCTGCGGGGCGCGGCTGCTGGTGACGGCGCTGCGCGCCGGCCGCCCCGTGCAGCACGCCGTGATCGTGACGCGGCGCGGCTCCGGGATCTCCTCGCTGGCGGAGCTGCGCGGGCGCACGTTCGCGTTCGGCGACCCGCGCTCGACGTCGAGCCACATCGTGCCGCGGGCGATGCTCCTGGAGGCGGGGATCGCACTCGAGGACCTCGCCGGCCACGACCACCTCGGCCACCACGACGCGGTGGCGCGGGCGGTGCTGGCGGGCGAGTACGACGCCGGCGCGGTGATGGAAACGGTCGCCGCGCGCCTGGCGGCCGAGGGGCTCGTCGCGATCGCGCAGTCGCCTCCGGTCCCCGAGTTCTGCCTCTGCGTCCGCGGCGACTTCCCGGAGTCGCTCGGGCAGCGGCTGCAGGCCGAGTTGATCGCGCTCGGCACGACCGAGGGCGGGGGCGGGGAGATCCTGGCGGCGATCGCCGAGGGCTACACGGGGTTCGCGGCGGGGCGCGCCGAGGACTACGACGCGATCCGGGGGATGATGGAGCGGCTCCGGCTCGCGCAGTACTAGGGCGCCGATCCGCGCGGACCGGCGCTGCCGTGCCTGATCCGCGGCGCACGCGCGGATCGCCGGCGGTTGACAATCCCGCGCCGCGCCGCGAGAATCCCTCCGGCCGCACGTGCGGCCGTTGCGGCAATCACACCGGTGAAGGAGGGAATTCCATGGGTCGGGTCTACAACTTCAGCGCGGGGCCGGCGGCGATCCCCGTCGAGGTCCTGGAGCAGGCGCAGCGCGAGATGCTCGACTGGAACGGCTCGGGCATGTCCGTGATGGAGATGAGCCACCGCGGCAAGGACTATCTGTCCATCGCCGAGAAGGCCGAGGCGGACCTGCGGGCGCTCATGGCCATCCCCGCGAACTACAAGGTCCTCTTCCTGCAGGGCGGCGCCTCGCAGCAGTTCGCGATGGTGCCGATGAACCTGCTCGGCGGCAGGAAGAGCGCCGACTACGTCAACACCGGCGCCTGGTCGAAGAAGGCCATTTCCGAGGCCAAGAAGTTCTGCGCGCCGAAGATCGCCGCGACGACCGAGGCCGACAAGTTCATGCGCGCGCCGAAGGCCTCCGAGCTGCAGCTCGACCCCGACGCCGCGTACGTGCACTACACGCCGAACGAGACGATCGGCGGCGTGGAGTTCCCGTACATCCCCGAGACGGGCGGCGTGCCGCTCGTCGGCGACTTCTCGTCGACGATCCTCTCGCGCCCGCTGGACGTCACGAAGTTCGGCGTCGTCTACGCCGGCGCCCAGAAGAACATCGGCCCGGCGGGCATGGCGGTGGTCATCATCCGCGAGGACCTCGTCGGCAAGGCCCCCGAGGGGACGCCGACGATGCTCGACTACAAGACCCACGCGGCGGAAGGCTCGATGTACAACACGCCGCCGACCTACACCTGGTACATCGCCGGCCTGGTCTTCGCCTGGCTGCTCAAGAACGGCGGCCTCACGGCGATGGGCGAGCTCAACGCGCGCAAGGCGAAGAAGCTCTATGCGGCGATCGACGGCTCGGGCGGCTTCTACAAGAACCCGGTCGAGGTCGCCTCGCGCTCCTGGATGAACATCCCCTTCACGCTGCCGAAGCCCGAGCTGGACGAGGTCTTCCTCAAGGAGGCCAAGAAGGCGGGGCTCGTCACGCTCAAGGGCCACCGCTCCGTCGGCGGCATGCGCGCCAGCATCTACAACGCCATGCCCGAGGCGGGCGTGGACGCGCTCATCGCGTTCATGAAGGACTTCGCCCAGCGCAACGGCTAGAGATCGTTCGCGCCGGCCGCGCCCCGGCTCTCCGGGCGCGGCCGGTCAGCGGCCGGCCAGGCCGTGCCGCTCCAGCAGCGCCCAGAAATCCCGCTCGATCCGCTCCGGCGCGAACTCCGCCAGCCGCGCCCGTCCCGCCGCGACCAACCGCGCCCGCAGTTCCCGGTCCGCGACCGCCAGGTGCATCAGCTCCGCCACCTCCTCGGGCCGCGCGCCGTCGGTGAGCAACCCCGCGGCGCCCAGCGTCTCGGGGATGGCCCCCGCAGCGCGCGCGACGATCGGGATGCCGTAGTGCATCGCCTCCAGCAGCGGCACGCAGA includes:
- a CDS encoding response regulator; the encoded protein is MGQARKVVLVVEDEESIAELLRYNLEKAGFSAVLAGSGEEALSLAGQRRPDLVLLDLMLPGIDGLEVCRLLKKDARTEHIPIVMLTARGEEADIVAGLELGADDYLTKPFSPRVLLAHIRATLRRTSSAPAPAGATRAAGGIFLDRGRREVLVGEARVDLTFTEFEVLWLLAGRPGMVFTRSQIVDAVRGADYPVTERSVDVQVVGLRRKLGEAGNLVETVRGVGYRFRA
- the phnD gene encoding phosphate/phosphite/phosphonate ABC transporter substrate-binding protein, coding for MKDRLTVRIVLLAILLPLGGILAVSVAVRQRIRSGYLEVSRSQAGALAEVVARNIERTMLDGRADITRKAVADLRALPGIADVAVLDAGGRAAFATDAPPLEREALERLRSGGSFTRDERDSLVFYRPLANGPECRRCHGGDGSLLGAVKVAVSLAEPIRQGRAPIATAFAWSLAGTLIMGGLLWWVLHRLVVQPATRLRAAAAAVAAGDLGVDPGVTGRDEMGALGDALRRAVQGMAEVVRRVHDVARRVEGISERTEQKSAEVVRATTVETQSFENIAASMQELNASVGQIAREVEVLAAASAEVDEAGREGARSATEVLERAKELTEVVEGTADAVAMLSHTVRELSWGANHVTDVSGATLAAVHHLEETVRAVETAAAASAEHTARVRREAEELGVGSVRRALEGMEHIRESVGRTSAHLDTLGGLSQRIGEILDVIDEVTDQTGLLALNAAILAAQAGEDGAGFQVVATEIRKLAVRTAGSTEAIADVVRGVRREIDGAVSSMGEGMARVEQGMAFAREAGAALQTIVGSASAATAAAAAIPERTAGQAEDLGKVRDSMGRLDQMASFLAQGSEEQRREADRIQRSTHAAVEVARRIREANAAQNEVGRRLATTAGQLAEGVQRIAGSLAEEREGSAQIMQALVRVVDLPRQNRAEALRINQALREILGGTELLRAEAGQFRVPAEAAADVLRLGVLPLESPAAMHRRFTPLAAHLARRLGRPVELRVALDFAEAVSDLDEGKTQLAWLSPSTFVQARTRCGARLLVTALRAGRPVQHAVIVTRRGSGISSLAELRGRTFAFGDPRSTSSHIVPRAMLLEAGIALEDLAGHDHLGHHDAVARAVLAGEYDAGAVMETVAARLAAEGLVAIAQSPPVPEFCLCVRGDFPESLGQRLQAELIALGTTEGGGGEILAAIAEGYTGFAAGRAEDYDAIRGMMERLRLAQY
- the serC gene encoding 3-phosphoserine/phosphohydroxythreonine transaminase — protein: MGRVYNFSAGPAAIPVEVLEQAQREMLDWNGSGMSVMEMSHRGKDYLSIAEKAEADLRALMAIPANYKVLFLQGGASQQFAMVPMNLLGGRKSADYVNTGAWSKKAISEAKKFCAPKIAATTEADKFMRAPKASELQLDPDAAYVHYTPNETIGGVEFPYIPETGGVPLVGDFSSTILSRPLDVTKFGVVYAGAQKNIGPAGMAVVIIREDLVGKAPEGTPTMLDYKTHAAEGSMYNTPPTYTWYIAGLVFAWLLKNGGLTAMGELNARKAKKLYAAIDGSGGFYKNPVEVASRSWMNIPFTLPKPELDEVFLKEAKKAGLVTLKGHRSVGGMRASIYNAMPEAGVDALIAFMKDFAQRNG